A window of the Streptomyces albireticuli genome harbors these coding sequences:
- a CDS encoding helix-turn-helix domain-containing protein encodes MDTRTRAGSPAADPVPLHRLGVPRPSVPPFAMGSFDVFGPDSRAGYPHRHTFYEIVHVTGGSGAHVVDLVRRPLDPPHLGFLLPGQVHYWERVSGLRGVVMLFTEDFLLSRPGDRQLLRALGERPWLDLPRGPNGEDTAGLGRLVRAMGREFTAKADGYASVLEAYLHILLVRALRLPGATGPGPGTGRAAAVSREFGLLLTATAGAERSVGAYAARLGVSVGYLNEAVKQTTGRTPGELVRATRTLEAKRLLTGSALTVGQVARRVGFTDPAYFCRFFRRETGVSPGDFRRTAGGNHHVHRTESIDPHGPRP; translated from the coding sequence ATGGACACGCGCACGCGCGCCGGGTCACCGGCCGCCGACCCGGTGCCGCTGCACCGGCTGGGGGTCCCGCGGCCGTCGGTGCCGCCCTTCGCCATGGGGTCCTTCGACGTCTTCGGGCCCGACTCCCGGGCGGGCTACCCGCACCGGCACACCTTCTACGAGATAGTCCATGTGACCGGCGGCTCGGGCGCCCACGTCGTCGACCTCGTCCGCCGGCCGCTCGACCCGCCGCACCTGGGCTTCCTGCTGCCCGGCCAGGTGCACTACTGGGAGCGGGTCTCCGGGCTGCGCGGCGTGGTGATGCTGTTCACCGAGGACTTCCTGCTCTCCCGCCCCGGCGACCGGCAGCTCCTGCGCGCCCTCGGCGAACGGCCGTGGCTGGACCTGCCCCGGGGGCCGAACGGCGAGGACACCGCGGGGCTCGGCCGGCTGGTCCGGGCGATGGGGCGGGAGTTCACCGCCAAGGCGGACGGCTACGCGTCCGTGCTGGAGGCGTATCTGCACATCCTGCTCGTGCGCGCGCTGCGCCTGCCCGGCGCGACGGGCCCCGGGCCCGGCACCGGCCGGGCAGCGGCGGTCTCCCGGGAGTTCGGCCTGCTCCTCACCGCGACCGCCGGGGCCGAGCGGTCGGTCGGGGCGTACGCCGCGCGCCTCGGGGTCTCGGTCGGCTATCTGAACGAGGCCGTCAAGCAGACCACGGGACGGACGCCCGGGGAGCTGGTCCGCGCCACGCGGACCCTGGAGGCCAAGCGGCTGCTGACCGGTTCCGCCCTCACCGTCGGCCAGGTCGCCCGCCGGGTGGGGTTCACGGACCCCGCGTACTTCTGCCGCTTCTTCCGGCGCGAGACGGGGGTCAGTCCCGGGGACTTCCGCCGTACGGCCGGAGGGAATCACCACGTTCACCGAACGGAGTCCATCGATCCGCACGGCCCGCGTCCCTAG
- a CDS encoding dioxygenase, which produces MTDEHGAEGGIGSTGGPGGIDGIGAAAVGRRPVSRKTLLKAALVAVPVPALLGGGAALARDHRPSDAPLEPTPFCDDGDDPTPPQTEGPYFKPNSPERASLLEPGTRGTRLTVSGFVFGLTCLPVAHALMDFWQADDAGAYDNRGFRMRGHQYTDARGAFTLTTIVPGLYPGRTRHLHVKVQAPGGRILTTQLYFPGEPRNNTDPIFNPALLMNVRQAGPAKQATFDFVITPGRRGR; this is translated from the coding sequence ATGACGGACGAGCACGGCGCCGAAGGCGGCATAGGAAGCACCGGCGGACCCGGAGGCATCGACGGCATCGGCGCGGCGGCCGTGGGACGGCGGCCGGTCAGCCGTAAGACCCTGCTCAAGGCGGCGCTCGTCGCGGTGCCGGTACCCGCGCTGCTCGGCGGCGGCGCGGCGCTCGCGCGCGACCACCGGCCCTCGGACGCGCCCCTGGAGCCCACACCGTTCTGCGACGACGGGGACGACCCGACGCCACCGCAGACCGAGGGCCCGTACTTCAAGCCGAACTCCCCGGAGCGCGCCTCCCTGCTGGAGCCCGGGACCCGGGGCACCCGGCTCACGGTCTCCGGTTTCGTCTTCGGGCTCACCTGCCTGCCGGTCGCGCACGCCCTGATGGACTTCTGGCAGGCGGACGACGCGGGCGCGTACGACAACCGGGGCTTCCGGATGAGAGGCCATCAATATACGGACGCGCGCGGGGCGTTCACCCTGACGACCATCGTGCCGGGCCTCTACCCGGGCCGCACCCGCCACCTCCACGTCAAGGTCCAGGCGCCCGGCGGCCGGATCCTCACGACCCAGCTCTACTTCCCCGGGGAGCCGCGCAACAACACCGACCCGATCTTCAACCCGGCGCTGCTGATGAACGTCCGCCAGGCCGGGCCGGCGAAACAGGCGACCTTCGACTTCGTCATCACCCCCGG